The Daucus carota subsp. sativus chromosome 9, DH1 v3.0, whole genome shotgun sequence genome window below encodes:
- the LOC135149510 gene encoding probable alpha,alpha-trehalose-phosphate synthase [UDP-forming] 9 has product MDTSSRMNFANLAFRDLNRTNPCIKYVDSDVVLYVGSLNADIDVNEQEVVVERLMDDFNCVHTFLANELFSKLYHGFCKYHLRPIFHYMLPMCEKHGDQFDQGMWQAYISANKILADKVLEVANPETNYILIHDYHLMAILVFLRNKRYRAKLGFFLQSPFLASAEIYRTLPVSADILKILLNCDLIGFHTFDFARHLLSCCSRMLGLDYESKRGQIGLDYSVKVKEFEGKFKGKHVIVGVDDMNLFKAISLKLLAFEQLLRKYENLRAIVVLVQIINPERSSGEDIEEVRREKYGTANRINQIYGSCGHQLVSLIDRPVDQCEKNACYAASECCIVNAVRDGMTLVPHMYIICGQGSSTVDEASGIMSYFPRTSVLIIYKYVGCSPSLSGAIRINSWDISSLAEAMHSAVTMDNSLRQLRHEQNYNYVQSHDVAYMARSFLHSMERACLDHYNYQCWGLGFSFTFKVAALSLGFQKLFFESIVPAYKKTNRRAIFLDFDGTLVPHSSTKNTAKLR; this is encoded by the exons ATGGATACAAGTTCACGTATGAATTTTGCAAACCTGGCTTTCAGAGACCTGAACAGGACTAATCCTTGTATCAAATATGTGGATTCAGATG TGGTTTTATATGTTGGTTCACTAAATGCCGATATAGATGTTAATGAACAGGAGGTTGTTGTTGAGAGACTGATGGATGATTTCAACTGCGTTCACACTTTTCTTGCGAATGAACTCTTCTCTAAATTATATCATGGTTTCTGCAAGTACCATCTACGGCCTATATTCCATTACATGCTCCCAATGTGCGAAAAGCATGGTGACCAATTTGATCAGGGAATGTGGCAGGCTTATATCtctgcaaataaaatattagcagACAAAGTATTAGAAGTGGCAAATCCCGAgactaattatattttgattcatgACTATCACCTCATGGCGATCCTTGTGTTCTTGAGAAATAAGCGCTACAGGGCCAAGCTCGGATTCTTTCTCCAAAGTCCATTCCTTGCATCTGCAGAGATCTATCGAACACTTCCTGTAAGTGCAGACATTCTgaagattttgttgaactgCGATCTCATCGGGTTTCATACTTTCGATTTTGCTCGCCACCTCCTCTCATGTTGTAGTAGAATGTTGGGACTGGACTATGAGTCCAAACGAGGACAAATTGGGCTGGATTATAGTG TGAAAGTCAAGGAATTCGAAGGGAAGTTCAAGGGGAAGCATGTAATTGTTGGTGTAGACGACATGAACTTATTCAAGGCAATTAGTCTGAAGTTATTAGCATTTGAACAACTATTGAGGAAGTATGAAAACTTGCGGGCTATTGTGGTTCTTGTTCAAATTATCAATCCTGAAAGAAGCTCAGGAGAAGACATCGAGGAAGTGAGAAGGGAGAAGTATGGAACTGCTAACAGGATTAATCAGATTTATGGTTCTTGTGGTCATCAACTAGTGAGTCTAATTGATCGACCAGTTGATCAATGTGAAAAGAACGCCTGCTATGCTGCCTCGGAATGTTGCATAGTAAATGCTGTAAGAGATGGAATGACTCTAGTCCCTCACATGTATATCATTTGTGGGCAGGGCTCTTCAACTGTGGATGAAGCTAGCGGAATTATGTCTTATTTTCCTCGAACAAGTGtgctaattatttataaatatgttgGATGTTCTCCATCTCTAAGTGGAGCAATCAGAATAAATTCATGGGATATTAGTTCCTTAGCTGAGGCTATGCATTCTGCGGTCACCATGGATAATTCTTTAAGGCAATTAAGACATGAGCAGAACTATAATTACGTTCAGTCTCATGATGTGGCATATATGGCTCGCAGTTTCCTGCATAGCATGGAGAGAGCATGTCTTGATCACTATAATTATCAATGTTGGGGTTTGGGCTTCAGTTTCACATTCAAAGTTGCTGCCCTCTCCCTaggttttcaaaaattattttttgaaagcaTAGTTCCTGCATATAAAAAGACAAATAGGAGGGCTATATTTCTAGACTTTGATGGCACCCTTGTTCCTCATTCCTCAACCAAGAACACAG
- the LOC135149509 gene encoding uncharacterized protein LOC135149509, with translation MTASPELLGTNAATLMLYPSLVSKLGNELPFKLTKRAFTDLIKKDSKKPQVPVFAVPVTVQDKLKLVMPEKYDPIFSDENIPSSSHQPKDVPSSGPSQKGPVVKSDRQPSSGPSQKGPVVTSSPTRVLRSSKSPSKPSPPPRKRRFLQQISDSDSDKEPVPPPLVSRPRKKIKPTSTITDLTVDPPQESMVNPLEMVTVSDPVMVEPLSAVPLTTSSAHTPEAHNAEAIVSTPEAIVTTPDIAQETLIHVEDPVAAPDQEILRTANSEEATAPLCSHTISIKAHDDDDETEVTSVPPVNSGSLIAEISALLRESISVREDSPIPTFSPIKDSSPVKVSSPVRDSTPAPDSEIPHLVSTKSKVCTLTYTRNMHRAPSSSVEARLSSIESTQRSMQQTLADLSSSVAQLVQFLNSNALNSNDVKKGEKVLKDKCKVDQQQRKPDDEEEDEEKKKAEKKAEKSDKSENTNSDMVLHTQTEGNMRDKAGSSSATQTQTTKSQPLIPADSKSRALSEQLIELGNPESKILSHTVKIQGEETTLFYKAPTQLDFDEAVAKNIFEQENPGVSIEDIRREEERLAAEKKKISKSKSDEKIDEKKAKSDGKKQITDSSSKKLPSLKRKGIVISEVNYADINRPRVYQKKSDSDSSEKGKNVIDGVPSKKKDESEVKQTLATIPESIDQNLASDTAQAKNMKEDKLESAEVKASWIKSTSDKAQVDTVEPKKKSLFGSLGTGQYKESSLFTQIRDKGTRGKEARDTTGLGHKKEKIQTSDATVFRDPYPLTEKAGEVVTQKDLDKIESVQILMDTHDGPEDKEKISIFLESGRNEATKRWSERLKRTIQEKRRFYGISSDAEYVPKITQEDGSEIDMIKNSSVMETIAGTRILGEAMKRCKARALRSAIYQTGEDNEELKTVKAQMIQTLKQIEEDLITLFVKESYGYRLIG, from the exons aTGACTGCATCACCAGAGCTTTTGGGAACAAATGCAGCAACTTTGATGCTATACCCATCTTTAGtcagcaaattgg GAAATGAGTTGCCCTTTAAACTAACCAAGAGGGCATTCACTGATTTGATTAAAAAGGACAGTAAGAAACCACAAGTACCTGTTTTTGCTGTTCCTGTAACTGTACAGGACAAATTGAAGCTGGTAATGCCAGAAAAGTATGATCccatattctctgatgagaatatacctTCTTCTTCCCACCAGCCAAAAGATGTACcatcctctggtccttcccaaaaagggccagttgtaaaatctgaccgACAACCATCCTCTgggccttcccaaaaagggccagttgtaacatcTTCACCTACCAGGGTGCTGAGGTCTTCAAAATCACCATCCAaaccatctcctccacctaggaagagaagattttTGCAGCAGATCTCAGACTCTGATTCTGACAAAGAACCAGTCCCCCCTCCTCTTGTCTCCAGGCCAAggaagaagatcaagcccacATCCACAATCACTGATCTTACTGTGGACCCTCCTCAGGAATCCATGGTTAACCCTCTTGAGATGGTCACAGTCTCTGATCCTGTAATGGTAGAACCATTATCTGCAGTACCTCTAACAACTTCTTCAGCACATACTCCAGAAGCACATAATGCAGAAGCAATTGTATCCACTCCAGAAGCAATTGTGACTACACCAGATATAGCTCAGGAAACTCTGATTCATGTTGAAGATCctgttgcagctcctgatcaggagatcTTAAGaactgcaaactctgaggaagcTACAGCTCCTCTGTGTTCTCATACTATCAGCATCAAAgctcatgatgatgatgatgagacTGAAGTAACCTCTGTTCCACCTGTTAACTCAGGATCTCTTATAGCTGAAATCTCAGCTTTGCTCAGAGAAAGCATCTCAGTCAGGGAAGATTCTCCAATTCCAACATTCTCTCCAATCAAAGATTCTTCACCTGTCAAAGTCTCTTCACCTGTCAGAGATTCTACACCAGCTCCTGATTCTGAAATTCCTCACCTTGTGTCTACAAAGAGCAAGGTCTGTACATTGACTTACACCAGGAATATGCACAGAGCCCCATCCTCTTCTGTGGAAGCCAGGCTGTCTTCTATTGAATCCACTCAGAGATCaatgcagcaaactctggctgacTTGAGCTCATCTGTGGCTCAGCTGGTACAATTTCTCAACTCCAATGCTTTGAATtctaatgatgtcaaaaagggggagaaagtacttaaagacaaatgcaaggttgatcagcaacagagaaagccagatgatgaggaggaggatgaagaaaagaagaaagctgAGAAGAAAGCTGAAAAGTCTGATAAGTCTGAAAATACAAACTCTGACATGGTCTTACATACTCAGACTGAGGGAAATATGAGAGATAAGGCTGGAAGCAGCTCAGCTACTCAAACTCAGACTACCAAATCTCaacctctgataccagctgacAGTAAATCAAGAGCTCTCTCAGAGCAACTAATTGAGCTTGGTAATCCTGAATCTAAGATTTTGAGTCACACAGTGAAGATTCAGGGAGAGGAAACAACCTTATTCTACAAAGCCCCTACACAACTGGATTTcgatgaagcagttgcaaagaatatatttgaacaagaaaatccaggggTGTCAATTGAGGATATTAGAAGGGAAGAagaaaggttggctgctgagaagaagaagatcagcaaatctAAGTCTGATGAAAAGATTGATGAAAAGAAAGCAAAGTCTGATGGAAAGAAACAGATCACTGATTCCTCCTCAAAGAAATTACCAtctttaaaaagaaaaggaatagtgATCAGTGAAGTCAACTATGCTGATATCAATAGGCCCAGAGTTTATCAGAAGAAGTCTGACTCTGATTCCAGTGAAAAAGGGAAAAATGTCATAGATGGTGTTCCATCTAAAAAGAAGGATGAATCAGAAGTTAAACAAACTCTTGCAACTATTCCCGAGTCCATTGATCagaatttagcctctgacaCTGCTCAAGCTAAAAATATGAAGGAAGATAAGCTGGAGTCAGCTGAAGTAAAAGCTTCTTGGATAAagtcaacctctgacaaggctcaggTTGATACAGTTGaaccaaagaagaagagcttatttggaagccttggtacaggacagtacaaggaaagctcctTGTTCACTCAAATCAGAGACAAAGGAACAAGAGGAAAGGAAGCAAGGGACACAACAGGTCTAGGTCATAAGAAAGAGAAAATCCAGACCAGTGATGCAACTGTCttcagagatccatatcctcttACTGAGAAGGCTGGAGAAGTTGTTACACAGAAAGACCTTGACAAAATAGAATCAGTACAAATtctgatggatactcatgatggaccagaagataaagagaaaatttctatatttttggaatctggcaga aatgaagcaaccaagAGATGGTCTGAAAGGCTGAAGAGAACTAtccaagaaaagagaagattttatgggataaGTTCTGATGCTGAATATGTGCCTAAGATAACtcaagaagatggttcagagaTTGATATGATCAAAAATAGCTCTGTTATGGAGACTATAGCTGGAACCAGAATTTTGGGAGAAGCTATGAAAAGGTGCAAGGCAAgagccttgagatcagctatataccagacaggagaagacaatgaagagttaaagactgtcaaagctcagatGATACAGACTCTGAAACAGATTGAAGAAGATTTGATCACTCTGTTTGTcaaggagagctatggatatagactgattggctag
- the LOC135149508 gene encoding uncharacterized protein LOC135149508 yields MNIVYYARFCQLIFSYCFPNVPIPEEGNELPFKLTKRAFTDLIKKDSKKPQVPVFAVPVTVQDKLKLVMPEKYDPIFSDENIPSSSHQPKDVPSSGPSQKGPVVKSDRQPSSGPSEKGPVVTSSPTRVLRSSKSPSKPSPPPRKRRFLQQISDSDSDKEPVPPPLVSRPRKKIKPTSTITDLTVDPPQESMVNPLEMVTVSDPVMVEPLSAVPLTTSSAHTPEAHNAEAIVSTPEAIVTTPDIAQETLIHVEDPVAAPDQEILRTANSEEATAPLCSHTISIKAHDDDDETEVTSVPPVNSGSLIAEISALLRESISVREDSPIPTFSPIKDSSPVKVSSPVRDSTPAPDSEIPHLVSTKSKVCTLTYTRNMHRASSSSVEARLSSIESTQRSMQQTLADLSSSVAQLVQFLNSNALNSNDVKKGEKVLKDKCKVDQQ; encoded by the coding sequence ATGAATATTGTTTActatgctagattctgtcagtTAATATTCTCTTACTGTTTTCCTAATGTGCCTATTCCTGAAGAAGGAAATGAGTTGCCCTTTAAACTAACCAAGAGGGCATTCACTGATTTGATTAAAAAGGACAGTAAGAAACCACAAGTACCTGTTTTTGCTGTTCCTGTAACTGTACAGGACAAATTGAAGCTGGTAATGCCAGAAAAGTATGATCccatattctctgatgagaatatacctTCTTCTTCCCACCAGCCAAAAGATGTACcatcctctggtccttcccaaaaagggccagttgtaaaatctgaccgACAACCATCCTCTGGGCCTTCcgaaaaagggccagttgtaacatcTTCACCTACCAGGGTGCTGAGGTCTTCAAAATCACCATCCAaaccatctcctccacctaggaagagaagattttTGCAGCAGATCTCAGACTCTGATTCTGACAAAGAACCAGTCCCCCCTCCTCTTGTCTCCAGGCCAAggaagaagatcaagcccacATCCACAATCACTGATCTTACTGTGGACCCTCCTCAGGAATCCATGGTTAACCCTCTTGAGATGGTCACAGTCTCTGATCCTGTAATGGTAGAACCATTATCTGCAGTACCTCTAACAACTTCTTCAGCACATACTCCAGAAGCACATAATGCAGAAGCAATTGTATCCACTCCAGAAGCAATTGTGACTACACCAGATATAGCTCAGGAAACTCTGATTCATGTTGAAGATCctgttgcagctcctgatcaggagatcTTAAGaactgcaaactctgaggaagcTACAGCTCCTCTGTGTTCTCATACTATCAGCATCAAAgctcatgatgatgatgatgagacTGAAGTAACCTCTGTTCCACCTGTTAACTCAGGATCTCTTATAGCTGAAATCTCAGCTTTGCTCAGAGAAAGCATCTCAGTCAGGGAAGATTCTCCAATTCCAACATTCTCTCCAATCAAAGATTCTTCACCTGTCAAAGTCTCTTCACCTGTCAGAGATTCTACACCAGCTCCTGATTCTGAAATTCCTCACCTTGTGTCTACAAAGAGCAAGGTCTGTACATTGACTTACACCAGGAATATGCACAGAGCCTCATCCTCTTCTGTGGAAGCCAGGCTGTCTTCTATTGAATCCACTCAGAGATCaatgcagcaaactctggctgacTTGAGCTCATCTGTGGCTCAGCTGGTACAATTTCTCAACTCCAATGCTTTGAATtctaatgatgtcaaaaagggggagaaagtacttaaagacaaatgcaaggttgatcagcaatag
- the LOC108192709 gene encoding probable alpha,alpha-trehalose-phosphate synthase [UDP-forming] 9, whose protein sequence is MDTSSRMNFANLAFRDLNRTNPCIKYVDSDVVLYVGSLNADIDVNEQEVVVERLMDDFNCVHTFLANELFSKLYHGFCKYHLRPIFHYMLPMCEKHGDQFDQGMWQAYISANKILADKVLEVANPETNYILIHDYHLMAVLVFLRNKRYRAKLGFFLQSPFLASAEIYRTLPVSADILKILLNCDLIGFHTFDFARHLLSCCSRMLGLDYESKRGQIGLDYSVKVKEFEGKFKGKHVIVGVDDMNLFKAISLKLLAFEQLLRKYENLRAIVVLVQIINPERSSGEDIEEVRREKYGTANRINQIYGSCGHQLVSLIDRPVDQCEKNACYAASECCIVNAVRDGMTLVPHMYIICGQGSSTVDEASGIMSYFPRTSVLIIYKYVGCSPSLSGAIRINSWDISSLAEAMHSAVTMDNSLRQLRHEQNYNYVQSHDVAYMARSFLHSMERACLDNYNYQCWGLGFSFTFKVAALSLGFQKLFFESIVPAYKKTNRRAIFLDFDGTLVPHFSTKNTAKLR, encoded by the exons ATGGATACAAGTTCACGTATGAATTTTGCAAACCTGGCTTTCAGAGACCTGAACAGGACTAATCCTTGTATCAAATATGTGGATTCAGATG TGGTTTTATATGTTGGTTCACTAAATGCCGATATAGATGTTAATGAACAGGAGGTTGTTGTTGAGAGACTGATGGATGATTTCAACTGCGTTCACACTTTTCTTGCGAATGAACTCTTCTCTAAATTATATCATGGTTTCTGCAAGTACCATCTACGGCCTATATTCCATTACATGCTCCCAATGTGCGAAAAGCATGGTGACCAATTTGATCAGGGAATGTGGCAGGCTTATATCtctgcaaataaaatattagcagACAAAGTATTAGAAGTGGCAAATCCCGAgactaattatattttgattcatgACTATCACCTCATGGCGGTCCTTGTGTTCTTGAGAAATAAGCGCTACAGGGCCAAGCTCGGATTCTTTCTCCAAAGTCCATTCCTTGCATCTGCAGAGATCTATCGAACACTTCCTGTAAGTGCAGACATTCTgaagattttgttgaactgCGATCTCATCGGGTTTCATACTTTCGATTTTGCTCGCCACCTCCTCTCATGTTGTAGTAGAATGTTGGGACTGGACTATGAGTCCAAACGAGGACAAATTGGGCTGGATTATAGTG TGAAAGTCAAGGAATTCGAAGGGAAGTTCAAGGGGAAGCATGTAATTGTTGGTGTAGACGACATGAACTTATTCAAGGCAATTAGTCTGAAGTTATTAGCATTTGAACAACTATTGAGGAAGTATGAAAACTTGCGGGCTATTGTGGTTCTTGTTCAAATTATCAATCCTGAAAGAAGCTCAGGAGAAGACATCGAGGAAGTGAGAAGGGAGAAGTATGGAACTGCTAACAGGATTAATCAGATTTATGGTTCTTGTGGTCATCAACTAGTGAGTCTAATTGATCGACCAGTTGATCAATGTGAAAAGAACGCCTGCTATGCTGCCTCGGAATGTTGCATAGTAAATGCTGTAAGAGATGGAATGACTCTAGTCCCTCACATGTATATCATTTGTGGGCAGGGCTCTTCAACTGTGGATGAAGCTAGCGGAATTATGTCTTATTTTCCTCGAACAAGTGtgctaattatttataaatatgttgGATGTTCTCCATCTCTAAGTGGAGCAATCAGAATAAATTCATGGGATATTAGTTCCTTAGCTGAGGCTATGCATTCTGCGGTCACCATGGATAATTCTTTAAGGCAATTAAGACATGAGCAGAACTATAATTACGTTCAGTCTCATGATGTGGCATATATGGCTCGCAGTTTCCTGCATAGCATGGAGAGAGCATGTCTTGATAACTATAATTATCAATGTTGGGGTTTGGGCTTCAGTTTCACATTCAAAGTTGCTGCCCTCTCCCTaggttttcaaaaattattttttgaaagcaTAGTTCCTGCATATAAAAAGACAAATAGGAGGGCTATATTTCTAGACTTTGATGGCACCCTTGTTCCTCATTTCTCAACCAAGAACACAGCCAAGCTCCGCTGA